A DNA window from Malus domestica chromosome 12, GDT2T_hap1 contains the following coding sequences:
- the LOC114823704 gene encoding uncharacterized protein, translated as MSKISIILAKYRRYYRFCDADGVNDNRHEGLEHLDEGDGEEDVGGIGESEGKDVEGAGGDDRLEIEVTGDTDGADEAKDADEEEGEGGAEGNGVEGADGDDKLEVEVTGDGDGADEAEDADKEEGKGGAEGHVGERSRD; from the exons atgtctaaaatatcgataatattggcgaaatatcgtcgatattatcgttttt GCGATGCCGATGGAGTAAACGACAATAGGCATGAGGGCCTTGAGCATCTGGATGAAGGAGACGGAGAGGAAGATGTAGGCGGAATTGGAGAATCAGAAGGAAAGGACGTAGAGGGCGCCGGTGGAGATGACCGACTTGAGATAGAGGTCACGGGAGATACAGACGGTGCCGACGAGGCGAAAGATGCGGACGAGGAGGAAGGCGAGGGAGGAGCAGAGGGAAATGGCGTAGAGGGCGCTGATGGGGATGACAAACTTGAGGTAGAGGTCACAGGAGATGGAGATGGCGCCGACGAGGCGGAAGACGCGGACAAGGAGGAAGGCAAGGGAGGAGCAGAAGGACATGTGGGAGAAAGATCGAGAGACTga
- the LOC103449869 gene encoding uncharacterized protein, translated as MPLLPASIHDHPSAVKKFSNHFITSRHVSNLTEEVPHRSANRKRNKMREKRECGKERENQEESDMGSSADGEDFSVVVLASDLGVDARPFLANQDREIEEQENWYDCPQNLISDEDFSDLELLQFFSVEGQDKSGNRIFRIVGKYFPAPVVSADRLKRYIFHKLCSEVPEGPYSVVYMHSTVQKEDNSPGITILRWLYEDLPSYLKDRLQVVYFVHPGLRSRLVFATLGRFFLTGGLYWKIKYVSRLQYLWDDIKKGEVEIPEFVKNHDDVLEHRPLTDYGIEPDPLHMLEAPSTAYSFGRYEERWTSREYTS; from the exons ATGCCACTCCTTCCAGCCAGTATTCACGATCATCCATCTGCTGTAAAAAAATTCTCGAATCACTTTATCACATCACGCCACGTGTCCAATCTCACCGAGGAGGTTCCACACAGAAGCGCAAAcagaaagagaaataaaatgcgagaaaagagagagtgcgggaaagagagagagaaccaaGAAGAATCAGATATGGGTAGTTCAGCCGACGGAGAGGATTTCTCAGTGGTCGTTCTGGCGTCCGATCTGGGCGTAGACGCGCGGCCGTTCTTGGCGAACCAAGACAGAGAGATTGAAGAGCAAGAGAATTGGTACGACTGCCCTCAGAACCTTATCTCCGACGAGGACTTCTCTGATCTCGAGCTTTTGCAGTTCTTTAGTGTCGAGGGCCAGGACAAGTCTGGAAATCGTATTTTCCGCATCGTCGGAAAATATTTTCCCG CTCCAGTTGTTAGTGCAGACCGGCTGAAGAGGTATATATTCCACAAATTATGCAGTGAGGTCCCAGAAGGGCCATACTCCGTTGTTTACATGCATAGTACTGTGCAAAAGGAAGATAACTCCCCTGGCATAACTATCTTGCGGTGGCTTTATGAAGACCTTCCATCATACTTGAAGGACAGGCTTCAAGTTGTGTACTTCGTTCACCCTGGGCTCCGATCAAGACTTGTCTTTGCCACTCTTGGCCGATTTTTCTTAACTGGAGG CCTATATTGGAAAATCAAGTATGTAAGCCGGCTGCAGTACCTATGGGATGATATAAAGAAAGGAGAGGTTGAGATTCCTGAATTTGTCAAAAATCATGACGATGTTCTTGAGCATAGACCACTAACAGATTATGGCATTGAACCGGACCCTCTTCACATGCTTGAGGCTCCATCAACAGCCTACTCATTTGGAAGGTATGAGGAGAGATGGACGTCAAGAGAGTATACATCGTAA